One genomic region from Nymphaea colorata isolate Beijing-Zhang1983 chromosome 12, ASM883128v2, whole genome shotgun sequence encodes:
- the LOC116266328 gene encoding uncharacterized protein LOC116266328: MVAETWLVKLGSQVSHNLKHAFFLDDSNKKTTGKKAQTIGILSFEIANVMSKAIHLYKSLAPSEITKIKDVVFKSDGVAFLVSDDEELLLNLFFMEKLDELNRISGVISRLGKKCSEPALQGFEHVYADLLRKRLDFREFGFLVKDMDGVTKKMERYVSATANLYVELEALNELEQTAKKFHQGDAFPKESFRHFEQKIQWQREDVKHLRDVSLWNQTFDKIVVVLARLVCTIYARICLIFGDTGFSFPPPVDGCDLNGGFSTQVELRERMSSYLSGSLEKVPMEKKGTNAKSGPLLQNTELGSFRSTNCVLPCVSGPGKLLKECLSLATSGSFRYDDAELETMSTSSSSSTHSRQMKNGLVGRNSTSSNSQSGAMKESPKADRIRADTPPFGGDHEHSSPIWGVGKNSKSQWGPNLKSGLMSAPPSTVGGSALALHYANVIIIVEKFLRYPHLVGDEARDDLYQMLPTSLRTSLRMSLKSYTKNLASGIYDASLAHDWKEAMDRILTWLAPLAHNMIRWQTERNFEQQHFVPRTNVLLLQTLYFADRAKTESAMCELLVGLNYICRYEQQQNALLDCTSSQEFDDYISWQLQY, translated from the coding sequence ATGGTTGCAGAAACTTGGTTAGTCAAACTGGGAAGCCAGGTGAGCCACAATCTTAAGCATGCCTTCTTTCTTGATGATTCTAACAAGAAAACCACCGGGAAGAAAGCCCAAACGATTGGTATTTTGTCCTTTGAAATTGCTAATGTTATGTCCAAGGCCATACATCTGTACAAGTCTCTGGCTCCCAGTGAAATAACCAAGATAAAAGATGTTGTGTTCAAGTCTGATGGCGTTGCTTTCTTGGTCTCCGATGATGAAGAGCTTCTGCTCAATCTCTTTTTCATGGAAAAGCTAGACGAATTGAACCGAATTTCAGGGGTTATTTCAAGATTAGGCAAGAAATGCAGCGAGCCCGCTCTGCAGGGCTTCGAGCATGTCTATGCTGATCTATTGAGGAAGAGGTTGGATTTTAGGGAGTTTGGTTTTCTGGTTAAGGACATGGACGGGGTGACTAAGAAGATGGAGAGGTATGTCAGTGCTACGGCCAATCTGTATGTGGAGTTGGAGGCGCTGAACGAACTCGAGCAAACCGCGAAAAAATTCCACCAGGGCGACGCGTTTCCGAAGGAAAGCTTCCGCCATTTCGAGCAGAAGATTCAGTGGCAGAGGGAGGATGTGAAACATCTCCGAGACGTTTCATTGTGGAACCAAACTTTTGACAAGATTGTGGTTGTTCTAGCGAGGTTGGTATGCACGATTTATGCCAGGATTTGCCTAATCTTCGGCGACACCGGTTTCTCATTTCCTCCACCCGTTGATGGGTGTGATCTGAACGGAGGCTTCTCCACCCAAGTAGAGCTCCGGGAGCGTATGTCCTCTTATCTGTCTGGTTCTCTCGAGAAAGTTCCCATGGAGAAGAAGGGGACTAATGCCAAATCTGGGCCGTTGCTTCAAAACACAGAATTGGGGAGCTTCCGGAGCACCAATTGTGTTCTGCCTTGTGTTTCTGGTCCCGGCAAACTTTTGAAGGAATGCCTGAGTTTAGCTACCTCAGGTTCATTTAGATATGATGATGCCGAATTGGAGACGATGAGtaccagcagcagcagcagcacacaTTCTAGACAAATGAAGAATGGGCTTGTTGGCAGGAATTCAACTAGCTCTAATTCTCAAAGTGGAGCGATGAAAGAGAGTCCAAAAGCCGATCGAATCAGGGCAGATACTCCACCATTTGGTGGAGATCATGAACATTCTTCCCCTATTTGGGGAGTTGGAAAGAACTCCAAATCACAGTGGGGGCCAAATCTGAAAAGTGGTCTAATGAGTGCGCCACCCTCGACTGTTGGGGGATCTGCTCTTGCTCTACATTATGCTAACGTGATTATCATAGTTGAGAAGTTCCTCCGTTATCCTCATTTGGTTGGTGATGAAGCCAGGGATGATTTGTATCAGATGTTGCCAACTAGCCTCAGGACATCCCTGAGAATGAGCCTCAAGTCTTACACCAAGAATTTAGCCTCCGGTATATATGATGCTTCTCTCGCCCATGACTGGAAGGAGGCCATGGACAGGATCTTGACATGGCTGGCGCCTTTAGCACATAACATGATCAGGTGGCAGACAGAGCGCAATTTTGAGCAGCAACACTTTGTGCCTCGGACCAATGTCCTTCTCCTTCAAACTCTGTATTTTGCAGATAGAGCGAAAACGGAGTCTGCCATGTGTGAGCTTCTTGTTGGACTGAATTACATATGCCGGTATGAACAACAGCAGAACGCGCTCTTGGATTGTACGAGCAGTCAAGAGTTCGATGACTACATATCTTGGCAGTTGCAGTACTGA